The following coding sequences lie in one Polyodon spathula isolate WHYD16114869_AA chromosome 15, ASM1765450v1, whole genome shotgun sequence genomic window:
- the LOC121328137 gene encoding tRNA (cytosine(34)-C(5))-methyltransferase, mitochondrial-like isoform X2 — MQRLHARLQKCFAVFDRDVYNVKWMCRYTCIAADIHTAERKYDCCTYLNKNVRGNSDKSCKRTPQKQICQVVLQHFDQQYHEELGEAWSTAREALLCPAGWQYAVMMNRFNLSVEMMQSLKCQGYSSLLKDAPGSSYSSLQCFVSKTQSRLPSQQHRPGKLKHYYLLNAASLLPVLALEASDGDKILDLCSAPGGKSIAILQTGILHCNEWDILRWKWLKQTLESFLPTDLYNAVMVSNLDGRHIGEREPGMYDKVLVDAPCSNDRSWLFSSDYVQAGTRIEQRDKLPALQKQLLRSAIEALRPGGTVVYSTCTLSRAENSDVVASMLSSCDNVELVDLTGQMASVSQHFTFAPGNTLGHLVIPERGKTWGPMYVAKLKKLY, encoded by the exons ATGCAACGCCTGCATGCACGTTTACAAAAATGCTTTGCTGTTTTTGATCGAGACGTTTACAATGTGAAATGGATGTGTAGATACACCTGCATTGCCGCAGACATTCATACAGCTGAAAGAAAATACGATTGCTGtacttatttaaataagaatgtAAGAGGAAACTCTGATAAAAGCTGTAAGAGG ACTCCGCAGAAGCAGATTTGCCAAGTTGTTCTCCAGCACTTTGATCAGCAGTACCATGAAGAACTTGGAGAAGCATGGAGCACAGCCAG GGAGGCGCTGCTATGTCCCGCTGGCTGGCAGTACGCTGTGATGATGAACAGGTTCAACCTCTCTGTTGAAATGATGCAGAGTCTCAAGTGTCAGGGATACTCCAGTCTCCTGAAGGATGCCCCAGGCTCCTCATACAGCTCCTTGCAGTGCTTTGTCAGCAAGACTCAGTCTAGACTCCCCTCCCAGCAGCACCGGCCCGGCAAGCTCAAGCACTACTACCTCCTCAATGCAGCCTCTCTTCTCCCAGTTCTGGCCTTGGAGGCGAGTGATGGAGACAAAATATTGGACTTGTGTTCTGCCCCTGGAGGCAAATCCATTGCAATATTGCAGACAG GTATCCTACATTGCAATGAATGGGACATCCTGAGATGGAAGTGGCTGAAGCAGACCCTGGAATCATTTTTACCTACAGACCTGTATAATGCAGTCATGGTATCAAATCTAGATGGAAGACACATTGGAGAGAGGGAACCAGGAATGTATGATAAG GTGCTGGTGGATGCACCGTGCTCCAATGATCGGAGCTGGCTCTTCTCTTCAGATTACGTGCAGGCTGGAACTAGGATCGAACAAAGAGATAAGCTACCTGCTTTACAGAAACAACTGCTCAG GTCAGCTATTGAAGCGCTGCGGCCTGGAGGAACAGTGGTTTACTCAACATGCACTCTTTCACGGGCTGAAAACAGTGATGTCGTAGCGTCAATGCTCTCATCTTGTGACAACGTCGAGCTTGTGGACCTAACAGGACAGATGGCCTCTGTGTCACAGCACTTCACCTTTGCCCCTGGCAATACGCTTGGTCATTTAGTGATCCCAGAAAGGGGGAAAACTTGGGGACCAATGTATGTTGCTAAGTTAAAGAAACTTTACTGA
- the LOC121328137 gene encoding tRNA (cytosine(34)-C(5))-methyltransferase, mitochondrial-like isoform X1: MQRLHARLQKCFAVFDRDVYNVKWMCRYTCIAADIHTAERKYDCCTYLNKNVRGNSDKSCKRTPQKQICQVVLQHFDQQYHEELGEAWSTAREALLCPAGWQYAVMMNRFNLSVEMMQSLKCQGYSSLLKDAPGSSYSSLQCFVSKTQSRLPSQQHRPGKLKHYYLLNAASLLPVLALEASDGDKILDLCSAPGGKSIAILQTGTPGILHCNEWDILRWKWLKQTLESFLPTDLYNAVMVSNLDGRHIGEREPGMYDKVLVDAPCSNDRSWLFSSDYVQAGTRIEQRDKLPALQKQLLRSAIEALRPGGTVVYSTCTLSRAENSDVVASMLSSCDNVELVDLTGQMASVSQHFTFAPGNTLGHLVIPERGKTWGPMYVAKLKKLY, from the exons ATGCAACGCCTGCATGCACGTTTACAAAAATGCTTTGCTGTTTTTGATCGAGACGTTTACAATGTGAAATGGATGTGTAGATACACCTGCATTGCCGCAGACATTCATACAGCTGAAAGAAAATACGATTGCTGtacttatttaaataagaatgtAAGAGGAAACTCTGATAAAAGCTGTAAGAGG ACTCCGCAGAAGCAGATTTGCCAAGTTGTTCTCCAGCACTTTGATCAGCAGTACCATGAAGAACTTGGAGAAGCATGGAGCACAGCCAG GGAGGCGCTGCTATGTCCCGCTGGCTGGCAGTACGCTGTGATGATGAACAGGTTCAACCTCTCTGTTGAAATGATGCAGAGTCTCAAGTGTCAGGGATACTCCAGTCTCCTGAAGGATGCCCCAGGCTCCTCATACAGCTCCTTGCAGTGCTTTGTCAGCAAGACTCAGTCTAGACTCCCCTCCCAGCAGCACCGGCCCGGCAAGCTCAAGCACTACTACCTCCTCAATGCAGCCTCTCTTCTCCCAGTTCTGGCCTTGGAGGCGAGTGATGGAGACAAAATATTGGACTTGTGTTCTGCCCCTGGAGGCAAATCCATTGCAATATTGCAGACAGGTACTCCAG GTATCCTACATTGCAATGAATGGGACATCCTGAGATGGAAGTGGCTGAAGCAGACCCTGGAATCATTTTTACCTACAGACCTGTATAATGCAGTCATGGTATCAAATCTAGATGGAAGACACATTGGAGAGAGGGAACCAGGAATGTATGATAAG GTGCTGGTGGATGCACCGTGCTCCAATGATCGGAGCTGGCTCTTCTCTTCAGATTACGTGCAGGCTGGAACTAGGATCGAACAAAGAGATAAGCTACCTGCTTTACAGAAACAACTGCTCAG GTCAGCTATTGAAGCGCTGCGGCCTGGAGGAACAGTGGTTTACTCAACATGCACTCTTTCACGGGCTGAAAACAGTGATGTCGTAGCGTCAATGCTCTCATCTTGTGACAACGTCGAGCTTGTGGACCTAACAGGACAGATGGCCTCTGTGTCACAGCACTTCACCTTTGCCCCTGGCAATACGCTTGGTCATTTAGTGATCCCAGAAAGGGGGAAAACTTGGGGACCAATGTATGTTGCTAAGTTAAAGAAACTTTACTGA